In Paludibaculum fermentans, the genomic stretch GCCCATTGGGCCGGATTTTTCGCAATCTGGTTCCTGGCTTCGGTGGCGATGTGCTCGACGGTGAAGCCAAACCAGCCGCGGAGTTCTTTCAGGGGGCCAGAAGCTCCGAACGTCTCCATGCCCAGGCTGCAGCCGCGCAGACCGACATAGCGGCTCCAGCCGAAGGTGGAGGCGGCCTCCACGGAGACGCGCGCGGTGACGGCCGGCGGCAGTACGTTGTCGCGATACTGCGCGCTCTGATGCTCGAACAGATCCCAGCAAGGCATGCTGACGACACGGGCCCGCACGCCGTCGCGCCGCAGCACTTCAAAGGTCTCCAGGCATAGCGCCACTTCGCTGCCGGTGGCCAGCAGGAGGACGTCCGGACGGCCGCCGGGCGTGTCCGCCAGGATGTAAGCGCCGCGCAGGAGACCCTCGGCTGGGGCATATTGTTTGCGGTCGATGACGGGAATGGCCTGCTTGGAGAGGACCAGCGCAACGGGCTGGTGGCGCTGACCCATGACGATTCGCCATGCCGCGGAGACCTCGTTGGCGTCGGCCGGCCGGATGGTCATCAGGTGCGGCGTGGCGCGCAGGGAGGCGAGCTGCTCGACGGGCTGATGCGTGGGGCCATCCTGGCCAAGGCCAATGGAGTCGTGGCCGAAGATGTGGATCACCGGGATCTCCATCAGGCTGGACATCCGCATGGCGCCGCGCATGTAGTCGCTGAAGATGAGATAGCCGGAGCCGAACGGACGCAGACCGCTGAGGGCCAAACCGTTCAGAATGGCGCCCATGACGTGCTCGCGCACACCGAAGTGGAAGTTGCGGCCGGCCCGATGGTTGGCGTCGAAGTCGCCGGCTCCGGGAAAGCACAGCCGGGTGCGGATGGAGGTGCCCAGATCGGCGGAGCCGCCGAGTAGCCAAGGCACGCGCTCAGCGACCTTGTTCAGGGCGATGCCAGAAGCCTCCGAGGTCGCGATGCCTTCCGGATCGGCGGCGAAGGTGGGGAGGGTTGCGTCCCAGCCCTCGGGCAGCTCGCCGTGCAGCAGGGCGTGGAGTTCGGCGGCTGCCTCCGGGTACTGCTCAGTATAGCGGTCCAGCATCTCCATCCAGGCATTCCGCAGTGCGGCGCCGCGCCGGCCGATGTCGCGCGCGAAGTGTTCCCGCACGCCTTCCGGCACAAAGAACTCGCGCTCATCGTGCCAGCCCCAGGCCGCTTTCGCCATGTTTGCCTCGCGCAGGGTGAGCGGGCCGGCATGGGCGGCGCGGGTGTCCTGTTTGCCGGGCACGCCCCAGCCGATGTGGCTATCGATGATGATGAGCGTGGGGCGATCCGCCGTCTGGCCGGCGGTGGTGAACGCCTGGCCGAGAAGCTCGAGGTTGTTGGCGTCGGCCACACGCACCACGCGCCAGCCCTGCGCGAGGAAGCGGTGCTCGACATCTTCGCTGAAGGCGAGACTGGTCCGGCCTTCATTCGTGACGTGGTTGTTGTCGTAGATCCAGCAGAGGTTGGAGAGCTTCAGGTGTCCGGCGAGGGAGGCCGCTTCGGCGGAGACCCCCTCCATCAGGCAGCCATCGCCGCACAAGGCGTAAGTGCGGTAGTCGAATAGCGGAAAACCGGGCCGGTTGAACCGGGCGCCCAGCCACTGGGCGGCGATCGCCATGCCCACGGAGTTGGCGACGCCCTGGCCCAACGCGCCCGTGGTCGTCTCGACGCCCGCGGTGAGTTCGTACTCGGGATGGCCGGAGCAGTGGCTGCCCAGGTGCCGGAAGTTGCGGATGTCGTCCAGGGTGACGGTGAGTTGGCTGCTGCGCTCGCCCATGCGCCGCACGGCCTTCACCCCGCAGAGATAGAAGAGCGAGTACAGCAGCATGGAGGCGTGACCGACGCTCAGTATGAAACGGTCGCGATTCGGCCAGGCCGGGTCCTCCGGATCAAAGCGAAGGAATTCCTGCCAGAGCGTGTAGGCCACGGGAGCCATGGCGATGGGCGTGCCTGTGTGGCCGGATTGAGCGGCATTGACGGCGTCGACAGTGAGGGCGCGGATGGTATTGATGCAGGTCAGGTCAAGGCTGGTATCAATGGATTGGGTCGGCATGGAATGCTCCTGGTGGCGGGCACAAGGCACGCTCGAATTCGGCCGTTCCAGCGGAGCCCGAGCGGGCGGGCGATCGCCCGGGAACGACACCAGCACAGGGGCGCGCGGAGCGAAAAACTGATCAGGCTGAGTGAGGCGGTGCCGTCCGGTTGCCTGGGGAAGATCCGCCGCGTGCCCGGATCGGAAAACGTGTCGAAGCCTGGTTCCCTGGCGGGCGCTGGAATCAGCGGCGCATCGCAGGTCCGAAGAGTTCGTACCCGGTCAAAGGCATCCTCGTCTTCCTCGCTGAAGACCACAGCAGACCGCGGCCACCCCAGCCGGCTAAGGTCCCGGGTGACATTGTTTCCCGGCGACGCCTGCGCTGGAGGGCTGAAGGGGCGTGGTCCACGACTCGGTGGCCGGAAAAGGAACCGGGGCCGGCGGCGCTCCGGGTTTGGAGCCCGTAGTGAAGCCAGCGGGCAACGTGATGCCAAATGCGTGGCAAACGCCTTGTGGCGTGAAGAGGGGTTACCCATAGGGTCTGTTCGTTCCCTTACTTACAAAGCGGCGTGGGCCCGGCTGTCGCCTCTCTCAGCACGCCTGACGCGTTATACGGCGGTCTTACTGTCTACGACCATGGCCGCCCTCTGAAACTCTTCGATGGCCGCCCACACCGAGACCGATTCCCTGCCCCATTTGGGCGAGATCGACCATATTGTGCGCCAGGAAGACATACACAGGTTTCTCGCTGGGATCTGCCTGCCACCAGCCTCTGAAGGCGCCAGGCCAACTCACCGTCCCCGGGCTGCCCCGCCGCATGAAGTCGGGTTGATCGCTCTCCGGTACCACCGAGACGCCCAAACCGAATCCACGTCCCACGGCGAAGGGCCGCTGCCCGAGCAACCATGTGTTCTCGCGCTGGACCCCGGTCAGTTGGTTACTCATCATCATCGCAACCATCGAAGCCATCACGGACCGCGCAGCCGCTGCAGTGGGCCGTCTGACAGGGATGGCTTACACGCTGACTCACGAAGAGCTTCGAGCGAGAGTGGCTTCCGTCACGGCGGGAAGTTACGAGTTCGGCGAGCAATGGCTTCGGGAGGTCGTGAAAGCGGAAGAATTGCCGATGCCGGCCGGCCAGATGGTGCGCGGACTGCACGCTCTTACAGAGGGATTGGTCTTTCAACGGCTATTGACGCCGGAACTGGCCCCCGACCAAGTTATCCGCGCTGCCTTTGGCGCGCTAGCGAAGAAGCAACGCTAACAGCCTCTGGCCGAAGTCGCGCAGCGGGTGGGACTTCCGCCGCACACTGCCCAACCTGGCTTGCTGCAAGATGGCGCGCGAGGTTTGCGTCACAGCGTGCCGCTGGTTGGCATCGCCATGGCCGGGTTGCCCTTTGACGGGAAACGCCCTCGCGCGGAAGTGCTCCGCGATCTTCTTCTCGACTACCGGACCAGCGGCCCGGAGAACGCGCTTCCGTGAACCGGCCGATTCCGTGCTCTCCTGGGCGCGTTTCAAAGGACGGTGCGCTCGATGCAGCCGGCAGGCCGTCCCGTCACCAGGTGCTCCACCACAGGTTACGGATGGGACGCGCGATCGCGCTGCGTCACGTTGCTTTTT encodes the following:
- the tkt gene encoding transketolase encodes the protein MPTQSIDTSLDLTCINTIRALTVDAVNAAQSGHTGTPIAMAPVAYTLWQEFLRFDPEDPAWPNRDRFILSVGHASMLLYSLFYLCGVKAVRRMGERSSQLTVTLDDIRNFRHLGSHCSGHPEYELTAGVETTTGALGQGVANSVGMAIAAQWLGARFNRPGFPLFDYRTYALCGDGCLMEGVSAEAASLAGHLKLSNLCWIYDNNHVTNEGRTSLAFSEDVEHRFLAQGWRVVRVADANNLELLGQAFTTAGQTADRPTLIIIDSHIGWGVPGKQDTRAAHAGPLTLREANMAKAAWGWHDEREFFVPEGVREHFARDIGRRGAALRNAWMEMLDRYTEQYPEAAAELHALLHGELPEGWDATLPTFAADPEGIATSEASGIALNKVAERVPWLLGGSADLGTSIRTRLCFPGAGDFDANHRAGRNFHFGVREHVMGAILNGLALSGLRPFGSGYLIFSDYMRGAMRMSSLMEIPVIHIFGHDSIGLGQDGPTHQPVEQLASLRATPHLMTIRPADANEVSAAWRIVMGQRHQPVALVLSKQAIPVIDRKQYAPAEGLLRGAYILADTPGGRPDVLLLATGSEVALCLETFEVLRRDGVRARVVSMPCWDLFEHQSAQYRDNVLPPAVTARVSVEAASTFGWSRYVGLRGCSLGMETFGASGPLKELRGWFGFTVEHIATEARNQIAKNPAQWANL